The Nitrospirota bacterium genome contains a region encoding:
- the mutL gene encoding DNA mismatch repair endonuclease MutL, producing MRSFPPPTKPSSPRTNWPNSDESLPTVRPAAGAVPSGSRCEPRVRRPQQFWQPEEARSVTLVSRTGKIQVLPGDVVSKIAAGEVVERPASVVRELVDNSLDAGATKITVEVRDGGRTLIKVTDDGEGMSPEDAPLALQRHATSKVRSEQDLWFIQTLGFRGEALPSIASVSRLTLITARRDEPVGTRLVLTGGVTEQREDVAASPGTQIEATDLFFNTPARKKFLKATPTELSHICQVMQQAALAWPQVRFRLLHNGQEVLDYPAAASLRDRLLQLYGQRWLEQVVDVRGEGPGLRLTGVTVHGAQVRAGRTPQELFVNRRAVKSPTVAHAIADGYGSFLAKGRYPQYVLFLEVEPARVDVNVHPAKREVRFADQDLVHQTVRRSVRTALGGSPESIQLDGQSQQPTDRAAGGSAGWQTQPALLLRREGLQTTTGRANPAGRDAASSFSGDEQLAVPGIGEASPGYLIEAASEVTPLGQVSGTFLVAQVGTELQVIDQHTAHERVLFERLWRAWLEHRVPSQPLLISEPIEVPLQGAALLTRHLPELDKLGLSIEPFGAGAFVVRAVPAQLAHLDYVALVHDLIEDLSEWNAASSLEAKVRPILATLACHSAVRAGRAMEPSESKQLIEDWVREGLPMTCPHGRRVALRFPAAELGKIFGRA from the coding sequence TTGAGGAGTTTTCCTCCTCCAACGAAGCCAAGCTCGCCAAGAACAAACTGGCCGAACTCCGATGAGTCGCTCCCCACAGTCCGCCCCGCCGCCGGCGCGGTGCCGTCCGGCTCGCGTTGTGAGCCGCGCGTCCGCCGCCCGCAACAATTTTGGCAACCAGAGGAGGCCAGGTCGGTGACCCTCGTGAGCCGTACTGGAAAAATTCAGGTGTTGCCCGGCGACGTGGTCAGCAAGATCGCCGCCGGCGAAGTGGTGGAACGGCCGGCGTCCGTCGTGCGGGAGTTGGTGGATAACAGCCTGGATGCCGGCGCGACGAAAATTACGGTGGAGGTGCGGGACGGCGGGCGTACGCTGATCAAAGTGACCGACGACGGGGAAGGGATGAGCCCGGAGGACGCCCCGCTGGCTCTGCAACGCCATGCGACCAGCAAGGTTCGCTCGGAACAGGACCTCTGGTTCATCCAGACGCTAGGGTTTCGAGGAGAAGCCCTGCCCAGCATCGCCTCCGTGTCCCGGCTGACGCTGATCACGGCCCGGCGGGATGAGCCGGTGGGCACCAGATTGGTCCTCACGGGCGGGGTGACGGAGCAGCGGGAGGACGTGGCCGCGTCACCCGGCACCCAGATCGAGGCGACGGACCTGTTCTTCAATACGCCGGCGAGAAAAAAGTTCTTGAAAGCCACGCCGACGGAGTTGTCGCACATCTGCCAGGTGATGCAACAAGCGGCGCTGGCCTGGCCGCAGGTCCGGTTTCGGTTGCTGCACAACGGGCAGGAGGTGTTGGACTATCCGGCTGCCGCGTCCCTGCGCGACCGGCTGCTGCAACTCTACGGCCAGCGCTGGCTGGAGCAGGTGGTGGATGTGCGGGGCGAGGGCCCTGGCCTGCGTCTGACCGGCGTGACCGTACACGGAGCTCAGGTGAGGGCCGGACGCACCCCGCAGGAACTGTTCGTCAACCGCCGCGCCGTCAAGAGTCCGACCGTGGCTCATGCGATCGCCGACGGGTACGGCTCCTTCCTGGCCAAGGGGCGATATCCTCAATATGTCTTGTTCCTGGAGGTGGAGCCGGCGCGGGTGGATGTGAACGTGCATCCGGCGAAGCGCGAGGTGCGGTTTGCCGATCAGGACCTGGTCCATCAAACGGTCCGGCGTTCGGTCCGGACGGCCCTGGGCGGCAGTCCGGAGAGCATTCAGCTTGACGGGCAGTCTCAGCAACCGACCGACCGGGCCGCGGGCGGATCAGCCGGCTGGCAGACTCAGCCGGCTCTGCTCCTGCGAAGGGAAGGTCTGCAGACGACGACGGGCCGGGCGAACCCAGCCGGACGGGATGCAGCGTCCTCCTTCTCGGGAGACGAGCAGCTGGCCGTCCCGGGGATCGGGGAGGCCTCGCCCGGCTATCTAATTGAGGCGGCGAGCGAGGTGACTCCGCTGGGCCAGGTCAGCGGGACGTTTTTGGTCGCCCAGGTCGGCACGGAGCTGCAGGTGATCGATCAGCATACGGCGCATGAACGGGTGCTGTTCGAGCGTTTGTGGCGGGCCTGGCTGGAACATCGCGTGCCGTCCCAGCCCTTGCTCATTTCGGAGCCGATCGAGGTGCCGCTCCAGGGTGCCGCGTTGCTCACGCGTCACCTGCCGGAGTTGGACAAACTCGGGCTCTCCATCGAGCCTTTCGGGGCCGGCGCCTTCGTGGTGCGGGCGGTTCCGGCCCAGCTGGCGCATCTGGACTATGTCGCGCTCGTGCACGACTTGATCGAAGACCTGTCGGAATGGAACGCCGCCTCGTCGCTGGAGGCCAAGGTGCGGCCCATCCTGGCGACGCTGGCCTGTCACAGCGCGGTGCGGGCCGGTCGGGCGATGGAACCGTCCGAGAGCAAGCAGCTGATCGAAGACTGGGTGCGCGAGGGGTTGCCGATGACCTGCCCGCACGGGCGGCGGGTGGCGCTCCGCTTTCCCGCGGCGGAATTGGGTAAAATCTTTGGCCGCGCCTAA
- the miaA gene encoding tRNA (adenosine(37)-N6)-dimethylallyltransferase MiaA yields MTSIQHSTLNIENSLKAKPLVALVGPTAVGKSRVGILLAKALGTEVLTADSRQVFCGMDIGMDKPTVAERQGVPHRLIDLVEPDQPFNVGLYRRHALEEIGRLHGAGKLPLLVGGTGLYVRALLRGLWDGPAADWALRGRLEAEARDQGIGVLYQELSRVDPASAQRLHPHDQVKIIRALEVYRLSGRPLSAAIHEHAFGESPFSSLVIGLTRDREALYRRVDARVDEQLAKGLLEETRSLLAEGYRRELGSMKGLGYRQMAGYLAGEYPYAEAVRLLKRDTRHFAKRQLTWFRKEPGLIWLTIGEQDRFEDVSARIVELVHRFLADLAGAARKEIRKTVVAT; encoded by the coding sequence ATGACTTCCATTCAACATTCAACATTGAACATTGAGAATTCTCTTAAGGCGAAGCCCCTCGTCGCCCTGGTCGGGCCGACCGCCGTGGGCAAGAGCCGCGTCGGGATTCTGTTGGCCAAGGCGTTGGGCACGGAGGTCCTCACGGCCGATTCGCGCCAGGTCTTTTGCGGCATGGATATCGGTATGGACAAACCGACGGTGGCGGAGCGGCAAGGGGTGCCGCACCGGCTGATCGATCTGGTCGAGCCGGACCAGCCGTTCAACGTGGGGCTCTATCGCCGGCACGCGCTGGAGGAGATCGGGCGTTTGCATGGAGCGGGGAAGCTCCCTCTGCTGGTCGGCGGAACGGGCCTTTACGTGCGCGCGCTGCTGCGGGGCTTGTGGGACGGGCCGGCGGCCGATTGGGCTTTGCGCGGGAGGCTGGAAGCCGAGGCGCGCGACCAGGGGATCGGGGTGCTCTACCAGGAACTGTCCCGTGTGGACCCGGCCTCGGCGCAGCGGCTGCATCCGCACGACCAGGTGAAGATCATCCGGGCCTTGGAGGTCTACCGGTTGTCCGGGCGTCCGCTCTCCGCCGCGATTCACGAACATGCCTTCGGCGAATCGCCGTTCTCGTCGCTCGTGATCGGCCTGACGCGCGACCGGGAGGCGCTCTATCGAAGGGTTGATGCCAGGGTTGACGAGCAGTTGGCCAAGGGCTTGCTGGAGGAAACCCGGAGCTTGTTGGCCGAGGGGTATCGTCGCGAACTGGGCTCCATGAAGGGGCTCGGGTACCGGCAGATGGCCGGGTACCTGGCCGGCGAATATCCTTATGCCGAGGCGGTGCGCCTGCTCAAGCGGGACACGCGGCATTTCGCCAAACGGCAACTGACTTGGTTCCGCAAAGAGCCGGGGCTGATCTGGCTGACGATCGGAGAGCAGGACAGGTTCGAAGACGTGTCGGCTCGCATCGTGGAACTGGTCCATCGGTTCCTGGCCGACCTGGCCGGGGCGGCGAGAAAAGAAATACGGAAGACGGTCGTGGCAACCTAG
- the mtnP gene encoding S-methyl-5'-thioadenosine phosphorylase, with product MDGLEQVREVKVNTPFGKPSDAIILGRIDGRSVAFLSRHGRGHRISPSEINYRANIYAMKSLGVTRVIAVSAVGSMKESVRPGDVLLPDQFIDFTKRRIGTFFDRGIVAHVAFADPICPHLSGAMAEAAQGAGATVHRGGTYLCIEGPQFSTRSESFLYRQWGVDVIGMTNLPEAKLAREAEICYATLALPTDYDCWHSSEESVTVEAILATLHKNVAMAKRILRATLPVAEEPRTCACGTALEYAVLTAPDKITKEARKRLGLLLGRRYAPAKGGR from the coding sequence ATGGACGGGTTGGAGCAAGTCCGCGAGGTGAAGGTCAACACGCCGTTCGGCAAGCCGTCCGACGCCATCATCCTCGGCCGGATCGACGGGCGTTCCGTGGCCTTTCTCTCCCGGCATGGCCGGGGACACCGCATCAGCCCGAGCGAGATCAACTACCGGGCCAACATCTATGCCATGAAATCGCTGGGGGTCACCCGAGTGATCGCCGTCAGCGCGGTGGGCAGCATGAAGGAATCGGTGCGGCCGGGCGACGTGCTGTTGCCGGATCAGTTCATCGACTTCACGAAACGCCGGATCGGCACCTTTTTCGATCGGGGCATCGTGGCCCACGTGGCGTTCGCCGACCCGATCTGCCCGCATCTCTCGGGCGCGATGGCCGAGGCCGCCCAGGGGGCCGGCGCCACCGTGCATCGGGGGGGGACCTATCTCTGCATCGAGGGACCTCAGTTCTCCACGCGGAGCGAGTCCTTCCTCTACCGGCAGTGGGGCGTGGATGTGATCGGGATGACCAACCTGCCCGAAGCCAAGCTGGCGCGGGAAGCCGAGATCTGCTACGCCACGTTGGCGCTGCCGACCGACTACGATTGCTGGCATTCCAGCGAGGAGTCCGTGACGGTCGAGGCGATCCTGGCGACCCTCCACAAGAACGTGGCGATGGCCAAACGCATCCTGCGCGCCACGTTGCCGGTTGCCGAGGAGCCGCGGACCTGCGCTTGCGGGACGGCATTGGAGTACGCGGTGCTGACGGCGCCGGACAAGATCACCAAGGAGGCGCGCAAGCGTCTCGGCTTATTGCTGGGCCGGCGCTATGCGCCGGCGAAAGGAGGCCGCTGA